The following are encoded in a window of Mycolicibacterium tusciae JS617 genomic DNA:
- a CDS encoding sterol carrier family protein: MPTPRRADPAMTRAAVSAIAGWLRDESGPAPARVELAEAVRLTARTLAIVAPGSSVEVRVPPFVAVQCISGPAHRRGNPPNVVETDPRTWLLLATGLLDVAGAAESGALRLSGGRAGEVADWLPVVSLQG; the protein is encoded by the coding sequence ATGCCCACTCCTCGTAGGGCCGATCCGGCAATGACGCGTGCTGCGGTTTCGGCGATCGCCGGGTGGTTGCGCGACGAAAGCGGGCCCGCTCCTGCGCGCGTTGAGCTCGCCGAGGCGGTGCGGTTGACCGCCCGCACGCTCGCCATTGTGGCGCCGGGCTCCAGCGTTGAGGTGCGTGTCCCACCGTTTGTTGCGGTGCAATGCATTTCAGGACCCGCGCATCGGCGGGGAAACCCGCCCAACGTGGTGGAGACCGACCCGCGGACCTGGCTGCTGCTCGCGACCGGGCTGCTGGACGTGGCGGGTGCCGCCGAGAGTGGCGCGCTGCGGTTGTCGGGCGGACGCGCGGGCGAGGTCGCTGACTGGCTGCCGGTGGTCAGCCTCCAGGGTTAA
- a CDS encoding PPOX class F420-dependent oxidoreductase gives MTFKAHEIEYLRTTELGRLATIGRDGTPQNSPVGFTYNEQLGTIDIAGYQMSKSQKFRNIAHDDRVAFVVDDIASRDPWRVRCLEIRGTAEQAEIPPSQGAAGDHLDTAIIRVTPRRIISFGIDDQDTEPHQLTADIRDV, from the coding sequence ATGACGTTCAAAGCGCACGAAATCGAGTATCTCCGCACGACCGAACTCGGCCGATTGGCCACCATCGGACGCGACGGGACGCCGCAGAACAGTCCCGTCGGATTCACCTACAACGAGCAACTCGGCACCATCGACATCGCCGGCTACCAGATGTCGAAAAGCCAGAAGTTCCGCAACATCGCGCACGACGACCGGGTCGCCTTCGTCGTCGACGACATCGCCTCTCGCGACCCGTGGAGAGTCCGCTGCCTCGAAATCCGCGGCACCGCCGAACAGGCCGAGATCCCACCGTCGCAAGGTGCGGCAGGCGATCATCTCGACACCGCGATCATCCGCGTCACCCCAAGGCGCATCATCAGTTTCGGCATCGACGACCAGGACACCGAACCGCATCAACTGACGGCCGATATCCGCGACGTGTAG
- the purF gene encoding amidophosphoribosyltransferase: protein MTGPQTASIESPCETPTPDEPREECGVFGVWAPGEEVAKLTYYGLYALQHRGQEAAGMAVADGSQVLVFKDLGLVSQVFDEPTLAAMEGHVAIGHCRYSTSGSTTWENAQPVFRNTAANTGVALGHNGNLVNAADLATRAREAGLLGTRGAPAATTDSDILGALLAHGAADATLEQAALELLPTVRGAFCLTFMDENTLYAARDPHGVRPLSLGRLDRGWVVASETAALDIVGASFVRDIEPGELLAIDADGVRSTRFANPEPKACVFEYVYLARPDSTIAGRSVHATRVDIGRRLAREKPVEADLVIGVPESGTPAAVGYAQESGIPYGQGLMKNAYVGRTFIQPSQTIRQLGIRLKLNPLKEVIRGKRLIVVDDSIVRGNTQRALIRMLREAGALEVHVRIASPPVKWPCFYGIDFATPAELIANAASTGDDVTEMLEGVRHAIGADTLGYISQRGMIAATEQPTTRLCSACFDGNYPIELPGETALGKNVIEHMLSTAARTGIPLQADNDNVSALRRP from the coding sequence GTGACCGGCCCGCAGACCGCCTCGATCGAATCTCCTTGCGAAACCCCCACCCCTGACGAACCGCGCGAAGAATGCGGCGTGTTCGGCGTCTGGGCGCCGGGTGAAGAGGTTGCCAAGCTCACCTATTACGGCCTCTACGCGCTGCAGCACCGCGGCCAGGAAGCCGCCGGGATGGCCGTCGCCGATGGGTCACAAGTACTGGTGTTCAAGGATTTGGGCCTGGTCAGCCAGGTCTTCGACGAACCGACGCTGGCGGCGATGGAAGGCCATGTCGCCATCGGACACTGCCGCTACTCGACCAGCGGATCGACCACCTGGGAGAACGCCCAGCCGGTGTTCCGCAACACCGCCGCGAACACGGGCGTCGCGCTCGGCCACAACGGCAACCTCGTCAACGCCGCCGACCTGGCGACCAGGGCCCGGGAGGCGGGTCTGCTCGGCACCCGTGGGGCGCCCGCGGCCACCACTGATTCCGACATCCTAGGAGCACTGCTGGCCCACGGCGCCGCCGACGCGACGTTGGAGCAGGCCGCACTCGAACTGCTGCCGACCGTCCGCGGCGCATTCTGTCTGACCTTCATGGACGAGAACACCCTCTACGCGGCCCGCGACCCGCACGGCGTGCGGCCGCTGTCGTTGGGACGGCTGGACCGCGGCTGGGTCGTGGCATCGGAGACGGCGGCGCTGGACATCGTCGGCGCCTCGTTCGTCCGCGATATCGAGCCCGGCGAGCTACTGGCCATCGACGCGGACGGCGTGCGCTCGACCCGCTTCGCCAACCCCGAACCCAAGGCATGCGTCTTCGAGTACGTCTACCTCGCCCGGCCTGACAGCACGATCGCAGGCCGTTCGGTGCACGCCACCCGGGTGGACATCGGCCGCCGGTTGGCCCGCGAGAAGCCTGTCGAAGCCGACCTGGTGATCGGCGTGCCGGAATCGGGCACCCCGGCCGCGGTCGGCTACGCACAGGAATCCGGCATCCCGTACGGGCAGGGCTTGATGAAGAACGCCTACGTCGGACGCACGTTCATCCAGCCGTCGCAGACCATCCGCCAGCTCGGTATCCGGCTCAAGCTCAACCCGCTCAAGGAAGTGATCCGCGGTAAGCGGTTGATCGTCGTCGACGACTCCATCGTCCGCGGCAACACGCAGCGGGCACTGATCCGGATGCTGCGGGAGGCCGGTGCCCTCGAGGTGCACGTGCGCATCGCGTCGCCGCCGGTGAAATGGCCGTGCTTCTACGGCATCGACTTCGCGACGCCGGCGGAGTTGATCGCCAACGCCGCCAGCACCGGAGACGACGTGACCGAAATGCTCGAGGGAGTGCGGCACGCCATCGGCGCCGACACGTTGGGCTACATCTCGCAGCGGGGCATGATCGCCGCGACGGAACAGCCGACGACGCGACTGTGCTCGGCGTGCTTCGACGGCAACTATCCCATCGAGCTGCCGGGTGAAACGGCGTTGGGCAAGAACGTGATTGAGCACATGCTGTCCACCGCGGCCCGCACCGGGATTCCGCTGCAGGCGGACAACGACAACGTCTCGGCGCTTCGGCGTCCTTGA
- a CDS encoding SDR family NAD(P)-dependent oxidoreductase, protein MTDRSSDRTFVVTGAASGIGLATARRLLAEGGTVVGTDLVAPAENLGARFEFVAADITDEAAVDAVFAAVSRRVDGVVHSGGVAGGGPVHLLPKDEWERVISINLTGTFLVAKAALAKMIEQPRVAGERGSIVTLASVEGLEGTAGGSAYNASKGGAVLLTKNIALDYGPSGIRANAICPGFIDTPMLTSVMGLEGMEGPLQSITEEHALQRRGRPDEIASMAAFLVSTDASFVTGQAIAVDGGYTAGRDHGVVKMFGFPD, encoded by the coding sequence GTCGTCACCGGCGCGGCTTCAGGTATCGGCCTGGCCACCGCGCGGCGACTGTTGGCTGAGGGCGGCACCGTGGTCGGCACGGACCTGGTTGCCCCCGCCGAGAACCTCGGCGCCCGGTTCGAGTTCGTCGCAGCCGACATCACCGACGAAGCGGCGGTCGACGCAGTGTTCGCCGCGGTTTCGCGGCGGGTCGACGGGGTTGTCCACTCGGGAGGCGTCGCAGGTGGCGGGCCGGTCCATCTGCTCCCCAAAGATGAGTGGGAGCGGGTGATCTCGATCAACCTCACCGGCACATTCCTGGTGGCGAAGGCGGCGCTGGCCAAGATGATCGAGCAGCCGAGGGTCGCAGGCGAGCGCGGTTCGATCGTGACCCTCGCCAGCGTCGAGGGCCTGGAAGGCACGGCCGGCGGCAGCGCCTACAACGCGTCCAAGGGCGGTGCCGTGCTGCTGACCAAGAACATCGCGCTGGACTACGGTCCGAGCGGCATCCGCGCCAACGCCATCTGCCCCGGCTTCATCGACACACCGATGCTCACCAGCGTGATGGGTCTGGAGGGCATGGAGGGGCCGCTGCAGTCCATCACCGAAGAACACGCCCTACAGCGCAGGGGTCGACCCGACGAGATCGCTTCCATGGCAGCATTTTTGGTATCCACCGACGCGTCGTTCGTCACCGGACAGGCGATCGCGGTCGACGGTGGCTACACCGCGGGCCGCGACCACGGCGTCGTCAAGATGTTCGGTTTTCCCGACTGA
- a CDS encoding NAD(P)H-binding protein translates to MSDDEIRCLVTGATGYVGGRLTPVLLEHGHDVRVLARNPDKLADVEWRDRVKVERGDLGDTESLIAAFDGVDVVYYLVHSMGSSSDFVETEARSASNVVAAAQKTGVKRLVYLGGLHPSEKDLSPHLRSRVAVGEILLDSGIETVVLQAGIVVGSGSASFEMMRHLTNRLPAMTTPKWVHNKIQPIAIDDVLHYLAGAATADLPASRTWDIGGPDALEYGDAMQVYAQVAGLRRRIIIPIPFLTPTIASLWIGLVTPMPPGLARPLIESLEVDAVMSEHDIDAVIGPPPGGLTGYRDAIANALKYGPLPHDPRWAHVGREG, encoded by the coding sequence ATGTCCGATGATGAGATCCGCTGCCTGGTCACCGGCGCGACCGGCTACGTCGGTGGGCGGCTGACGCCCGTCCTGCTGGAGCACGGCCACGACGTGCGCGTGCTGGCGCGCAACCCGGACAAACTCGCCGATGTCGAATGGCGGGACCGGGTCAAGGTGGAGCGCGGCGACCTCGGCGACACCGAGTCGCTGATCGCGGCGTTCGACGGCGTCGACGTTGTCTACTACCTCGTGCATTCGATGGGCAGCTCGTCGGACTTCGTCGAAACCGAGGCGCGTTCGGCGTCCAACGTCGTCGCCGCAGCGCAGAAGACGGGCGTGAAACGTCTGGTGTACCTGGGCGGGCTGCACCCATCCGAAAAGGATCTGTCGCCGCATCTGCGGTCACGGGTCGCGGTCGGTGAGATCCTGTTGGACTCGGGGATCGAGACAGTTGTGCTGCAGGCCGGAATCGTGGTCGGGTCCGGCTCGGCGTCGTTCGAAATGATGCGCCACCTCACCAACCGCCTGCCGGCGATGACGACCCCGAAGTGGGTGCACAACAAGATTCAGCCCATCGCAATCGACGACGTGCTGCACTATCTGGCCGGAGCCGCCACCGCTGACCTCCCGGCGTCACGCACGTGGGACATCGGCGGGCCCGACGCACTCGAGTACGGCGATGCGATGCAGGTCTATGCGCAGGTGGCCGGACTGCGGCGGCGGATCATCATCCCGATTCCATTCCTGACGCCGACGATCGCCAGCCTGTGGATCGGTCTCGTCACACCCATGCCGCCGGGTCTGGCGCGACCGCTGATCGAATCATTGGAAGTCGATGCGGTGATGTCCGAACATGACATCGACGCCGTCATCGGTCCGCCGCCCGGTGGCCTCACCGGGTATCGCGATGCGATCGCCAACGCCTTGAAGTACGGCCCGCTGCCGCACGATCCGCGGTGGGCGCATGTCGGCCGCGAGGGTTAG
- a CDS encoding MCE family protein, giving the protein MSVDRHNPPYRTAGAVLVVIAAVVGALIFLQFRGDFIRSTELVLVSSRAGLVVEPGAKVTYNGVEIGRVARIGTVDVDGIAKAKLSLDVDPDYIKFIPANVIADVSATTVFGNKYVSFSSPDNPSAQHISSGDVIDVTSVSTEFNTLFETVLSLAEQVDPIKLNQTLTATAEALTGLGDRFGESLSNGNSILDDLNAQMPQIREDTRLVAGLVDVYADASPDLWDGLENAVTTARTFNAQWGDIDSALMAALGFADTAADSLNRGGPYFVRGAADLVPTSALFDYYSPQLFCTLRNFAEIEKKVAKTLGGNGYSLATSSGTIAGAGNPYIYPDNLPRVNARGGPEGRPGCWQKISRELWPAPYLVMDTGASIAPYNHAELGQPMLIEYVWGRQFGELTINP; this is encoded by the coding sequence GTGTCTGTCGACCGCCACAATCCGCCCTACCGTACGGCGGGCGCGGTGCTGGTCGTCATCGCCGCGGTGGTGGGTGCGCTGATCTTCCTGCAGTTCCGGGGCGATTTCATCCGCTCGACAGAACTCGTTTTGGTCTCGTCACGTGCCGGTCTGGTCGTGGAGCCTGGTGCGAAGGTCACCTACAACGGTGTGGAGATCGGCCGGGTGGCGCGTATCGGCACCGTCGACGTGGACGGCATCGCAAAGGCGAAGCTGTCGCTCGACGTCGACCCCGACTACATCAAGTTCATTCCGGCCAACGTCATCGCCGATGTGTCGGCCACGACGGTGTTCGGGAACAAGTACGTGTCCTTCAGTTCGCCGGATAATCCGTCTGCCCAACATATTTCGAGCGGCGACGTGATCGACGTGACATCGGTGAGCACGGAATTCAATACGCTTTTCGAGACGGTGCTGTCACTGGCAGAACAGGTCGACCCGATCAAGCTGAACCAGACCCTGACGGCCACGGCCGAGGCCTTGACGGGACTGGGCGATCGGTTCGGTGAATCGCTGTCGAACGGCAACAGCATCCTCGACGACCTCAACGCGCAGATGCCGCAGATTCGCGAGGACACCCGGCTGGTGGCGGGTCTGGTGGACGTGTACGCCGACGCGTCACCGGATTTGTGGGACGGCCTCGAGAACGCGGTCACCACCGCGCGCACGTTCAATGCGCAGTGGGGCGACATCGACTCGGCCTTGATGGCGGCGCTGGGCTTCGCCGACACGGCGGCAGACAGTTTGAACCGGGGCGGACCGTATTTCGTGCGCGGCGCGGCGGACCTGGTGCCGACATCGGCGTTATTCGACTACTACAGCCCCCAGCTTTTCTGCACTCTGCGAAACTTCGCCGAGATCGAGAAGAAGGTCGCCAAGACTCTTGGCGGCAACGGCTACTCCCTGGCCACATCGTCGGGCACGATCGCGGGGGCGGGTAACCCCTACATCTACCCCGACAACCTACCGAGAGTGAACGCCAGAGGCGGCCCCGAGGGCCGTCCCGGCTGCTGGCAGAAGATCTCCCGCGAACTGTGGCCCGCGCCGTATCTGGTGATGGATACGGGCGCCAGCATCGCGCCCTATAACCACGCCGAACTCGGCCAGCCGATGTTGATCGAATACGTGTGGGGTCGCCAGTTCGGCGAGCTGACGATCAACCCGTGA